In the genome of Methanoregula sp., one region contains:
- a CDS encoding ATP-binding cassette domain-containing protein, which yields MLDATIHKKLRDFSLDVTIHAGPGEIVVLMGENGAGKSTVLNIISGLVTPDEGLVCLDGAVLFDSGNGVNVPVENRRIGYVFQNSAVFPHLSVRDNIAFGLRAHHKSPVFIEERVGYWLSKLNIGELAHVKAGNLSGGQKQRVALGRALAIEPALLMLDEPFTALDAENIRSAKELLRSFVTGMHIPCLVVTHRIADSRDVGDRLYMINRGSREWEGRPEDVAECTYRNESG from the coding sequence ATGCTTGATGCAACAATTCATAAAAAACTGAGGGATTTTTCACTCGATGTCACCATCCATGCCGGACCGGGTGAGATTGTTGTTCTCATGGGGGAGAACGGTGCCGGGAAATCTACGGTCCTCAACATTATATCCGGTCTTGTAACCCCGGATGAAGGCTTGGTCTGTTTGGATGGTGCAGTGCTCTTTGATTCGGGTAACGGAGTAAATGTGCCGGTGGAAAACCGCCGCATCGGGTACGTATTCCAGAATTCTGCTGTCTTTCCCCACCTGTCTGTCCGGGATAATATCGCATTTGGTCTTCGTGCCCACCATAAATCACCGGTTTTTATTGAAGAGCGCGTCGGGTATTGGTTAAGTAAGCTGAACATCGGGGAGCTTGCTCATGTGAAAGCGGGAAACCTCTCGGGAGGGCAGAAACAGAGGGTTGCCCTTGGACGGGCTCTTGCCATCGAGCCGGCACTTCTTATGCTTGATGAGCCTTTTACTGCACTGGATGCCGAGAATATCCGATCCGCAAAAGAACTGCTGAGGTCATTTGTGACCGGGATGCACATACCCTGTCTCGTTGTTACCCACCGCATTGCTGATAGCCGGGATGTCGGCGACCGGCTGTACATGATCAACCGGGGATCCAGGGAATGGGAAGGAAGACCGGAGGATGTGGCCGAATGTACGTATCGTAATGAATCCGGGTAA
- a CDS encoding DsrE family protein — MNAHFFLLSSPVPVERLSWIEESLKFFFVQLYPETLMHQKKSESPVFTFFLTGDALYSLADPETLQVWNIILSFTPVKIVCDRQELDLRGIAIGPLRMKYPDQVIDTNSPGANGKPSFWKDLAAAARQSKPPLPCTAGWFQTASPYMHRSAWHGLRFLAATLEERMSAELYAYLDGIHLGHHGQRPTDAENIGDGLTMLNEQATAAGLGFLALACGRCATARGYSTWDDGQGSVISTCTTRPFKIRDLNQMIDRFLASHTILSSDAGALQIRKQGAAHSSHSFNRAEKTSKAPPVTILITKSPYSTELASGAVAFAAACAHAGILTRVVFMEDGIYAVTGNHKVQPGSAVYSIQEVINAVAGSANLQFFAFTPSFQKRGITKDKSLNAVLEIGYPGLGKIFFYPPGLVDAEHQRVLVF, encoded by the coding sequence ATGAATGCGCATTTTTTCCTTCTCTCAAGTCCTGTGCCGGTCGAGCGCCTTTCGTGGATCGAAGAGTCCCTCAAGTTTTTCTTTGTCCAGCTTTACCCCGAAACCCTGATGCACCAGAAAAAGAGCGAGAGTCCGGTATTTACCTTCTTCCTGACCGGCGACGCACTCTACAGTCTTGCAGATCCCGAGACTTTGCAGGTCTGGAACATTATCCTCTCTTTTACCCCGGTCAAGATCGTCTGCGACCGGCAGGAACTGGACCTGCGGGGGATTGCTATCGGACCGCTCCGGATGAAATACCCGGACCAGGTGATCGACACCAACAGCCCCGGTGCCAATGGTAAGCCCTCGTTCTGGAAGGATCTGGCCGCTGCTGCCCGGCAGAGCAAACCGCCATTACCGTGTACGGCCGGCTGGTTCCAGACCGCTTCACCCTACATGCATCGCTCCGCATGGCACGGCCTCCGCTTTCTTGCCGCAACCCTTGAGGAACGGATGTCAGCGGAACTCTATGCCTACCTTGACGGCATCCATCTCGGCCATCACGGCCAGCGACCGACTGATGCCGAAAATATTGGAGATGGCCTCACAATGTTAAACGAGCAGGCCACCGCAGCCGGGCTCGGGTTTCTCGCCCTGGCCTGCGGCCGCTGTGCTACCGCCCGGGGCTACAGTACGTGGGATGACGGCCAGGGATCGGTCATTTCGACCTGCACAACCAGACCGTTCAAGATCCGCGACCTCAATCAGATGATCGACCGCTTCCTCGCTTCCCACACCATCCTCTCTTCCGATGCCGGAGCCCTCCAGATCCGGAAACAGGGTGCTGCCCACTCTTCCCACTCTTTTAACAGGGCGGAAAAGACGAGCAAAGCCCCGCCGGTCACCATCCTCATTACAAAAAGCCCGTACAGCACGGAGCTGGCATCCGGCGCGGTTGCGTTTGCCGCAGCCTGCGCTCATGCGGGCATCCTGACCCGGGTGGTTTTCATGGAGGACGGGATTTATGCCGTGACCGGCAATCACAAGGTACAGCCCGGCTCAGCGGTGTATAGCATCCAGGAGGTGATCAACGCGGTTGCCGGAAGTGCAAACCTCCAGTTCTTCGCGTTCACTCCATCTTTCCAGAAGCGGGGGATCACCAAAGACAAGTCGCTCAACGCCGTGCTGGAGATCGGGTACCCGGGCCTCGGGAAGATCTTCTTTTATCCGCCCGGACTCGTTGACGCGGAACACCAGCGGGTGCTCGTGTTTTAA
- the glp gene encoding gephyrin-like molybdotransferase Glp, translating to MSRFLNVIPVADAVAAVIRISPSLVTETIPLEFSVGRILAAAVTADTDIPGFDRSVVDGYAVRAADTAGAGDAIPALLHCAGRIAMGRLNAHGTLAPGTCTYIPTGGVLPAGADAVVMVEYTEEAGDTVLVKRSVSHGENVLLRDEDFRRGECVFSSGRRISPQDAGVLAACGCAAVTVAKKPVVGIISTGNELVPVTVVPGPGQVRDANASMLAAYLTEYGCIPRLYGIIPDERLAFEAVLARAVPECDVVLLSGGSSKDDRDMTAAVIAAMGEVLVHGIAIAPGKPTIIGRITNKPVFGLPGHPASAFVVLIAIVRPLLDRMLGIPRPLQRTEQATLAVNIPSQRGREEYVRVTVENGIATPLFGKSGLLNTLIRSNGLVRIPAGAEGLEQGSIVEVILW from the coding sequence ATGAGCAGGTTCTTAAACGTTATCCCGGTAGCTGATGCAGTAGCTGCAGTTATCCGCATCTCCCCCTCTCTCGTCACCGAGACAATCCCGCTGGAGTTCTCGGTGGGCCGGATCCTGGCTGCAGCTGTTACTGCCGATACTGATATCCCGGGATTTGATCGCTCGGTTGTGGACGGGTATGCGGTCCGGGCCGCAGATACCGCAGGAGCCGGCGATGCGATCCCTGCCCTCCTTCACTGTGCCGGGCGGATTGCCATGGGCAGGCTAAATGCACATGGCACCCTTGCTCCCGGCACCTGCACCTATATTCCAACGGGAGGTGTGCTACCGGCTGGAGCCGATGCCGTGGTGATGGTTGAGTATACTGAGGAGGCAGGCGATACGGTGCTCGTGAAAAGATCCGTATCCCATGGAGAGAATGTTCTTCTCAGGGACGAGGATTTCAGACGGGGTGAGTGCGTCTTTTCTTCAGGCCGCCGGATCTCCCCGCAGGATGCCGGGGTGCTTGCCGCGTGCGGTTGTGCAGCTGTCACGGTAGCAAAAAAACCGGTGGTCGGGATCATCTCGACCGGTAATGAACTGGTGCCGGTGACCGTTGTTCCCGGGCCGGGGCAGGTGCGGGATGCAAACGCCTCCATGCTTGCAGCATACCTCACGGAATACGGCTGTATCCCCCGGCTCTACGGGATCATTCCCGATGAGAGGCTGGCTTTTGAAGCGGTCCTTGCCCGGGCGGTACCGGAATGCGATGTTGTCCTCCTTTCCGGCGGAAGTTCTAAGGATGACCGGGACATGACTGCCGCAGTCATTGCAGCCATGGGTGAAGTGCTCGTTCACGGGATCGCGATTGCCCCGGGAAAACCAACCATCATCGGCCGGATTACGAATAAACCGGTCTTTGGCCTCCCGGGTCACCCGGCCTCGGCGTTTGTCGTGCTCATCGCCATTGTCCGTCCGCTGCTCGACCGGATGCTCGGGATACCCCGGCCCCTCCAGCGGACTGAGCAGGCGACCCTTGCCGTTAACATCCCCTCCCAGCGGGGACGCGAAGAGTACGTCCGGGTCACCGTAGAAAACGGCATCGCAACACCGCTTTTTGGCAAATCCGGGCTTCTCAATACCCTCATCCGGAGCAATGGTCTTGTCCGCATCCCGGCAGGTGCCGAGGGTCTCGAACAGGGCAGCATCGTTGAGGTGATCCTGTGGTAA
- a CDS encoding molybdopterin biosynthesis protein, translated as MVKRYLSVIMLDDALALLAREFPCTPSAVQVPLEAAAGRITKGPIFARYSVPEIHLAAMDGIAVRSEDTKGASEQHPVTLPRAARVNTGNVVPPEYDAVIMIEDVWEADGTYTIRKAASPWQHVRPAGEDLAESEMVMPSAHRIRAHELGALATYGITLPEVIAVNVGLVPTGSELVPAGTRPAPGQVVESNTVMAKAMLEEAGATCTRYPFVEDKPEKIRNAIAEAVLQNDIVIVSAGSSAGTKDYTADVIAELGEVLVHGVAIKPGKPVIIGRIDKKPVIGLPGYPLSALTVIREIVCPFIRNYGLVIPEPGSIRAQITTVVAKEIGSDEFVLCTLGRIGNRWVVSPQSKGAGVQMSGVRANAYIRVPRVSEGFDAGSEVDARLMVPAAEAANALLITGSHDPVIDYLADLIRPQGITLLSTHAGSMGGILALKKDECHAAPTHLLAEDGSYNTAYLEKFLPGTDVNLICVAERQQGIVSRDGLMFNDLAGRAFINRQRGSGTRMLLDYELKKAGIDPATLPGYEREVTTHIAVALAVKSGEADAGMCVYSAAKALNLPFVPVAQERYELAFRKEHTDDPRLTALITAIRSPAFKDILTRLGGYDTTRTGQQRSVR; from the coding sequence GTGGTAAAACGTTACCTTTCTGTAATCATGCTTGACGATGCCCTCGCACTTCTCGCCCGCGAGTTCCCCTGCACCCCGTCAGCGGTGCAGGTCCCGCTGGAAGCAGCAGCCGGCAGGATCACGAAAGGTCCCATCTTTGCCCGCTACTCGGTACCGGAGATCCACCTTGCCGCCATGGACGGCATCGCGGTCCGGAGTGAGGACACAAAGGGAGCCTCCGAGCAGCATCCCGTTACCCTTCCCCGTGCCGCACGGGTGAACACCGGCAATGTGGTACCACCTGAATATGACGCGGTCATTATGATCGAAGATGTCTGGGAGGCAGATGGCACCTATACGATCCGTAAGGCTGCCTCACCGTGGCAGCATGTCCGCCCGGCAGGAGAAGACCTTGCCGAGTCCGAGATGGTGATGCCATCTGCCCACCGTATACGGGCGCACGAGTTAGGGGCGCTAGCCACCTACGGTATCACTCTTCCGGAAGTGATTGCGGTTAACGTGGGTCTTGTTCCCACGGGAAGCGAGCTCGTCCCTGCGGGAACCCGCCCGGCTCCCGGGCAGGTAGTAGAGAGCAACACCGTCATGGCAAAGGCCATGCTCGAAGAGGCCGGAGCCACGTGCACCCGGTACCCGTTTGTCGAGGACAAACCCGAAAAGATACGGAATGCCATTGCTGAAGCGGTGCTGCAGAACGACATCGTCATCGTCTCGGCAGGCTCTTCTGCGGGAACAAAGGACTACACCGCCGACGTGATCGCGGAACTGGGCGAAGTGCTCGTCCACGGGGTTGCCATCAAGCCGGGTAAACCGGTCATCATCGGCAGAATTGACAAAAAACCGGTCATCGGGCTGCCCGGCTACCCGCTCTCTGCACTCACGGTGATCCGGGAGATCGTCTGCCCGTTCATAAGGAACTATGGGCTGGTAATTCCCGAACCCGGGTCCATCCGGGCGCAGATCACCACCGTAGTTGCAAAGGAGATCGGCTCGGACGAGTTCGTGCTCTGCACGCTCGGGCGGATAGGCAACCGCTGGGTGGTCTCCCCGCAATCCAAGGGAGCCGGTGTCCAGATGAGTGGCGTGCGGGCCAATGCGTACATCCGGGTCCCCCGGGTATCGGAGGGATTCGACGCGGGCAGCGAGGTGGACGCCCGGCTTATGGTGCCGGCCGCCGAAGCGGCAAATGCTCTTCTCATCACCGGCAGCCACGACCCGGTCATCGACTACCTGGCTGACCTCATCCGCCCGCAGGGTATCACCCTTCTCTCTACGCACGCGGGCAGCATGGGTGGGATCCTGGCCCTGAAAAAAGATGAGTGCCATGCGGCGCCAACTCACCTGCTCGCCGAGGACGGGAGTTACAACACCGCGTACCTGGAAAAATTCCTGCCCGGCACTGATGTAAACCTCATCTGTGTGGCGGAACGGCAGCAGGGAATCGTGTCACGCGACGGGCTGATGTTTAACGATCTTGCCGGCCGGGCGTTCATCAACCGGCAGAGAGGCTCCGGCACCCGGATGCTTCTCGATTACGAGCTGAAGAAAGCAGGGATTGATCCCGCGACCCTCCCAGGATACGAGCGGGAGGTGACGACCCATATAGCAGTCGCTCTTGCTGTTAAAAGCGGGGAGGCAGACGCGGGTATGTGTGTCTACAGCGCTGCAAAAGCCCTCAATCTACCATTCGTACCGGTAGCACAGGAGCGGTATGAACTTGCCTTCCGCAAGGAACATACGGACGACCCGCGTCTTACTGCACTCATTACGGCCATTCGCTCACCCGCGTTTAAGGATATCCTCACCCGGCTTGGGGGGTACGATACAACCAGGACCGGGCAGCAGCGATCGGTCCGGTAA
- a CDS encoding 4Fe-4S dicluster domain-containing protein → MAFSVHINMEQCTGCGNCVIACPVDALELHTVEPASKEKIYAVRNGKSVHLDVKAELCAGCGVCVNACPYDVIRLSGRGETSAAMLV, encoded by the coding sequence ATGGCGTTTTCTGTACATATTAACATGGAGCAATGCACCGGTTGTGGCAACTGCGTCATTGCATGTCCGGTTGATGCTCTCGAGCTACATACCGTGGAACCGGCCAGTAAGGAGAAAATATACGCGGTCAGGAACGGCAAATCTGTTCACCTTGATGTCAAGGCTGAACTCTGTGCCGGCTGCGGTGTCTGTGTCAATGCCTGCCCCTACGACGTGATCCGTCTCTCGGGAAGAGGAGAGACGAGCGCAGCGATGCTGGTCTGA
- a CDS encoding molybdopterin dinucleotide binding domain-containing protein: MTKNITLNLISGRTIQQGVAIEGGKEKPLYRTACGIIEMDHEDLKKLGAWKNTNVKVTSDHGSVIVKAIEATQGPHPGVGFIPMGPWANSIINPNTYSTGMPTFKGTPVTVEVAINEPILLGIELVQKQCGVKVG, translated from the coding sequence ATGACAAAGAACATTACCCTGAACCTGATATCCGGCAGGACCATCCAGCAGGGCGTTGCGATCGAGGGCGGCAAGGAAAAGCCCCTGTACCGCACTGCCTGCGGGATCATCGAGATGGACCACGAGGACTTAAAGAAACTCGGTGCCTGGAAGAACACCAATGTCAAGGTCACCAGCGACCATGGCAGCGTTATTGTCAAGGCGATTGAAGCCACGCAGGGTCCTCACCCGGGCGTTGGTTTTATTCCCATGGGACCCTGGGCGAACTCGATTATCAACCCCAACACCTACTCAACCGGTATGCCCACATTCAAGGGAACCCCGGTAACTGTTGAGGTTGCCATCAATGAACCCATCCTCCTTGGTATCGAACTGGTGCAGAAACAATGCGGGGTGAAAGTAGGATGA
- a CDS encoding formylmethanofuran dehydrogenase subunit B — protein sequence MTKTVTDVICPFCGTLCDDLEVVVSDDGKQLLEVYNACVIGTEKFLHSQAKDRVTRPRLRQADGSWKEISYDEAADYTAAMLAKAKKPLMYGWSSTNCEAQSVGNEIAEISKACCDNTAAVCHGTTLIAVQDIGLPTCTLGEVKNRADRVIFWGCNPAHAHPRHMSRYSIFPRGFFTGKGQMSRKMIVVDPRCTDTAKMADVHLQLEQGKDYELLNALRVAFKGEWLPDVVAGIPKEKIREAADMMKSGRFGIIFFGMGVTQSLGKNHNIDEAIAVTKDLNEYTKFSIMPMRGHYNVTGSGEVFAWQFGFPYSVDLTRGFARYNPGDTSSIDLLNRGEVDAMFTIGSDPGAHFPISAVKHIASVPSVCIDPHLTPTSGVSKLHVPVAFNGVETGGNCYRMDNVPIDCRKVVEPPAGMLTDEQFLVMVRDRLKKLKGAA from the coding sequence ATGACAAAGACTGTCACTGATGTGATCTGCCCGTTCTGCGGAACCCTCTGCGACGACCTTGAAGTGGTCGTCTCCGATGACGGCAAACAGCTTCTGGAAGTCTACAATGCCTGTGTGATTGGGACCGAAAAATTCCTGCACTCCCAGGCAAAGGACCGCGTGACCCGCCCCCGGCTTCGCCAGGCTGACGGCTCGTGGAAAGAGATCAGCTACGATGAGGCAGCTGACTATACCGCCGCGATGCTGGCAAAAGCGAAAAAACCCCTGATGTACGGCTGGAGCTCCACCAACTGCGAAGCGCAGAGCGTGGGCAATGAGATCGCCGAGATCAGCAAGGCCTGCTGTGACAACACCGCAGCCGTCTGCCACGGCACGACTCTTATCGCCGTCCAGGATATCGGTCTCCCGACCTGTACCCTTGGGGAAGTCAAGAACCGTGCGGACCGTGTCATCTTCTGGGGATGCAACCCGGCTCACGCCCACCCCCGGCACATGTCCCGATACTCCATCTTCCCCCGCGGGTTCTTTACCGGCAAGGGACAGATGAGCCGCAAGATGATCGTCGTGGACCCCCGCTGCACCGACACCGCCAAGATGGCAGATGTCCACCTCCAGCTCGAGCAGGGCAAGGACTACGAACTCTTAAACGCCCTCCGTGTTGCGTTCAAGGGCGAATGGCTCCCTGACGTAGTAGCAGGTATCCCGAAAGAGAAGATCCGGGAAGCCGCAGACATGATGAAGAGCGGCCGGTTCGGGATCATCTTCTTCGGTATGGGTGTCACCCAGTCCCTGGGTAAGAACCACAACATCGATGAAGCCATTGCCGTCACCAAGGACTTAAACGAGTACACGAAATTCTCGATCATGCCGATGCGGGGCCACTACAATGTGACCGGCTCCGGAGAAGTTTTCGCATGGCAGTTCGGGTTCCCGTACTCGGTCGACTTAACAAGGGGATTCGCCCGCTACAACCCCGGCGACACCAGCTCGATCGACCTGCTGAACCGTGGCGAAGTGGATGCCATGTTCACCATCGGCAGCGATCCGGGTGCACATTTCCCCATCAGTGCCGTCAAGCATATTGCCAGTGTCCCCTCGGTCTGTATCGACCCGCACCTCACCCCGACAAGCGGCGTCTCGAAGCTGCATGTCCCGGTTGCATTCAACGGCGTAGAGACCGGAGGTAACTGCTATCGTATGGACAACGTGCCAATCGACTGCCGCAAGGTTGTTGAACCACCGGCGGGCATGCTCACCGATGAGCAGTTCCTCGTCATGGTCCGTGACCGGTTGAAGAAACTCAAGGGGGCTGCATAA